A genomic segment from Glycine soja cultivar W05 chromosome 20, ASM419377v2, whole genome shotgun sequence encodes:
- the LOC114401914 gene encoding serine/threonine-protein phosphatase 7 long form homolog produces the protein MASSSSCSSSIQTRSGPVDGEVLWMQPKHVSEHVWNGEPDRKLHIRRAVPTYQGEEQIPEEIVPLLRQCGFYWIMKMRYLKINAALISAFIERWRPETHTFHLRCGKATITLQDVSILLGLRTDGAPLIGSTNLDWADLCEELLGVRPQEGEIEGSVVKLSWLTHHFSHINIDEGNVEQLQRFTRAWILRFIGGVLFVNKSSSRVSLRYLQFLRDFEQCSTYAWGPVVLAYLYREMCSATDYKVKSIGGMCILIQMWAWERCTTLAPKRTPPVIENKPLGHRWLRRGNQHIGNDDLRVFRRKLDLMKRHEFVWEPYTPTVMAALPQICVVGSVAWFAMVPLICFHVVEWHQPDRVLRQYGLQQPIPGCPSQPQNLHGITLKGKQDENWFHLLAPIISQWNNAAQFRVDVYPRQEGLLGFNSDYMGSAGLTSDSTLHGQSAIAGGDITAVASGRGDTATCRVPECGTIHASDLHEKFHCCYVKNSTPVEIVYKEP, from the exons ATGGCATCTTCGTCGTCATGCTCATCGAGCATACAAACTAGGTCTGGTCCAGTTGATGGTGAAGTCTTGTGGATGCAACCcaagcatgtttcagaacatgtttggaatggggaaccAGATAGAAAATTACACATTAGACGAGCAGTGCCGACATATCAAGGTGAAGAACAAATACCAGAGGAAATTGTTCCTCTACTTCGGCAATGTGGGTTTTATTGGATCATGAAGATGAGATACCTAAAGATAAATGCAGCCTTAATTAGTGCGTtcattgaaagatggaggcccgaaACCCACACGTTTCACCTGAGATGCGGAAAGGCTACCATTACTCTCCAAGATGTGTCAATTTTATTAGGTCTGCGTACTGACggggcaccattaattggttcgacaaatcttgattgggccgatttgtgtgaagaattattaggagtcagaccacaggaaGGCGAAATTGAAGGCAGTGTggtcaaattaagttggctgACTCACCATTTTTCTCACATAAATATTGATGAGGGTAACGTtgaacaattacaaaggtttacccgtgcGTGGATTCTTCGATTCATAGGAGGTGTCCTCTTTGTTAACAAAAGTAGTAGCAGAGTTTCCTTAAGGTACCtacaatttttacgtgactttgaacAGTGCAGCACGTATGCGTGGGGACCTGTTGTGCTTGcgtatttatatagagagatgtgcagcgccaccgattacaaagttaaatcaatcggaggtatgtgcatcttaatccaaatgtgggcatgggaacgatgcacCACTTTAGCTCCAAAGAGGACACCTCCCGtcatagaaaataaaccacttGGACACAG gtggctgcgacgtggaaatcaGCATATCGGCAATGATGATCTTAGAGTTTTTCGTCGCAAATTGGATCTgatgaaacgacatgag tttgtctGGGAGCCATACACACCAACTGTGATGGCAGCTCTGCCTCAAATTTGTGTGGTTGGAAGTGTAGCCTGGTTCGCGATGGTGCCActgatttgttttcatgttgttgagtggcaccaacccgatAGGGTTTTACGACAATATGGATTGCAACAACCTATTCCCGGGTGTCCTTCGCAACCGCAGAATCTCCATGGCATAACgctcaaaggcaaacaagatGAGAATTGGTTCCACCTGTTGGCCCCAATCATTAGTCAGTGGAATAATGCAGCTCAGTTTAGGGTCGACGTTTATCCTCGACAAGAGGGCCTACTGGGTTTTAACTCGGACTATATG GGAAGCGCTGGTTTGACCAGCGACTCCACCCTGCATGGCCAAAGCGCCATTGCAGGTGGCGACATCACTGCTGTCGCCAGTGGCAGAGGCGACACAGCCACGTGTCGCGTGCCTGAGTGTGGCACTATTCATGCTAGCGATTTGCATGAAAAATTCCACTGCTGCTACGTAAAAAACAGCACCCCTGTGGAAATTGTTTACAAAGAGCCCTAG